In Hyperolius riggenbachi isolate aHypRig1 chromosome 1, aHypRig1.pri, whole genome shotgun sequence, the genomic window ctttaaactgctttttttgtgTTTACATATTTCTGACCACCTTTCTTTCAGTAGTTTGATGCTATCATTAGACTTTATACAGCATTGCAGCTTTTTAGCAGGCCACATGCTTTTATGCTACTGCATccatattttgtttttaaattaatgTTTAGTACTTACCATTAGGGAGAAAACGAATGAGACAATGTTAACTGGATAAGCCGGGCAGAAACAGGCAAGTATTGATAAGATCAGGTAATTCTTGGGCATGGGAGGCTGTACCGATTCATCTTCATTGTTAGTCTCCGGGCTTCCATCTAAAGCCCTTTTGATTTCTGGATTGGATGGAGTTTGAGACATGGAAAAATTCAGTGCACAGAAAGGGGTCTATCCAGCAACATTCAGCTGTCCTCTTTGAGGCTGAGGGGCGGCTGTGTAACCCAAGTTGAGAGTTCAAGGAAGAAGTGATCTCATCTCAGCTGATACCTGATCAGcaaagtagcagcagcagccaggttgcAAGTGAAAGGCAGACACAACTACTTACAAATAGTCCTCAGAAGTCAGATGCAGCCTTCTTAAAATGAAGGTGTTGCTGTTTGATGCCAGGTGCAGGCTAGTTCAGTCTAGGacacaactgttatt contains:
- the TMEM233 gene encoding transmembrane protein 233, with product MSQTPSNPEIKRALDGSPETNNEDESVQPPMPKNYLILSILACFCPAYPVNIVSFVFSLMALNSYNDGDLDGAQRLGRNALYVSIASIIIGLLVIATYCIVHYTTDTV